Proteins encoded in a region of the Psychromicrobium lacuslunae genome:
- the ftsY gene encoding signal recognition particle-docking protein FtsY, with product MNDTWLLILYIVVALAVIGSVVMVFLKTSRNRTKYTETRDANDPAPGGTLLEEPGAAAVGTVETPTVSEELPATTLPSLERPEPPAGRLQRLRARLAKSNNSLGKGLLALLSSDKIDESVWEEIEETLLLADIGTEPTMQLVDTLRERVKVMGSRQPEEVRAMLREELIALVDPAMDRSLAVQRHGEQPAIVMVVGVNGVGKTTTVGKLARVLVAEDKDVLLGAADTFRAAAAEQLATWGARVGVPTVKSDLDGADPASVAFEAVKAGIEQEVDVVMIDTAGRLQNKVGLMDELGKVKRVIEKQGQVDEVLLVLDATTGQNGLNQAKVFSEVVDITGIVLTKLDGTAKGGIVVAIQKSMGVPVKLVGLGEGADDLAPFDAEQFVDAILN from the coding sequence GTGAATGATACTTGGCTTTTGATTCTCTACATCGTTGTCGCCTTGGCCGTTATCGGCTCAGTGGTGATGGTGTTCCTGAAAACCTCGCGGAACCGTACTAAGTACACCGAAACCAGGGACGCCAACGATCCAGCTCCTGGTGGCACCCTGCTGGAGGAGCCAGGAGCGGCTGCGGTCGGCACGGTTGAGACGCCGACTGTCAGTGAAGAACTGCCGGCGACCACGCTGCCCAGCCTTGAACGTCCTGAGCCGCCCGCCGGGCGTTTGCAGCGGCTGCGCGCCAGGTTAGCGAAATCCAATAACTCGCTGGGCAAGGGCTTGTTGGCCTTGCTCTCGAGCGACAAGATTGACGAATCCGTCTGGGAAGAGATCGAGGAAACCCTGTTACTGGCGGATATTGGCACCGAGCCGACCATGCAGCTGGTCGACACCTTGCGGGAGCGCGTCAAGGTAATGGGTTCTCGGCAACCCGAAGAGGTGCGCGCCATGCTGCGCGAGGAACTCATCGCCTTGGTGGACCCGGCGATGGATCGTTCTCTGGCGGTGCAGCGCCATGGCGAACAACCGGCCATTGTGATGGTGGTGGGCGTGAATGGCGTGGGCAAGACCACGACGGTAGGTAAGCTCGCCAGGGTGCTGGTGGCCGAAGACAAAGACGTGCTGCTGGGTGCTGCTGATACTTTCCGTGCGGCGGCGGCTGAACAGCTGGCTACCTGGGGGGCGCGAGTCGGAGTGCCGACGGTGAAGTCTGACCTTGATGGCGCGGACCCGGCCTCGGTGGCCTTCGAGGCGGTCAAAGCCGGTATCGAGCAGGAAGTCGACGTGGTAATGATCGATACCGCCGGACGTTTGCAGAATAAGGTCGGCCTGATGGACGAGCTTGGCAAGGTCAAGCGGGTGATCGAGAAGCAGGGCCAGGTAGATGAGGTGCTTTTGGTACTAGACGCCACCACCGGGCAGAACGGGCTGAATCAAGCCAAAGTGTTCAGCGAGGTGGTTGATATTACCGGCATTGTGCTGACCAAGCTCGACGGGACCGCCAAGGGCGGCATTGTGGTGGCGATTCAGAAGTCCATGGGTGTGCCGGTCAAGCTAGTTGGCCTCGGTGAGGGAGCGGATGATCTGGCCCCCTTCGACGCCGAGCAGTTCGTTGACGCCATCCTGAACTAG
- a CDS encoding response regulator transcription factor — MPASEGGPIKVHIAGGNFLTRLGLGQLFATAGFIEVSGISRTEVEAIRRIQNEHPQVAVIDTEIGIDVCLNILQAIKTADTDTRVVVLASFELLHTLDTFVEAGASSFLDKRSMLEDVPSIIRVVNAGGVVFSSAPRMGRSNSAQRSGTPRSERFLALNTRDRRIVHAIANGLTNAQIGNLLHISEATVKAHLAQIMRSVGIDNRVQLAVAADNAGLFDLPDTSEDGRT, encoded by the coding sequence AAATTTCCTGACCAGACTTGGTTTAGGACAGCTGTTCGCCACCGCGGGTTTTATTGAAGTGAGCGGAATTAGCCGGACTGAGGTCGAGGCAATTCGTAGAATTCAGAACGAACACCCCCAGGTCGCGGTCATCGACACCGAAATAGGCATCGATGTTTGCCTCAATATTTTGCAGGCGATTAAAACCGCTGATACCGATACCCGGGTGGTTGTGCTGGCATCTTTTGAATTACTGCATACCCTGGATACCTTCGTGGAGGCTGGCGCCAGTAGCTTCCTCGATAAGCGTTCCATGCTTGAGGATGTGCCCTCAATCATCCGAGTGGTCAACGCTGGCGGAGTGGTCTTTTCTTCGGCACCACGAATGGGCCGGAGTAACTCAGCTCAGCGGTCGGGGACGCCGCGTTCCGAACGATTCCTTGCCCTCAACACTCGGGACCGCAGAATAGTGCACGCCATAGCGAATGGCCTCACCAATGCTCAGATCGGGAACCTGCTGCACATTAGTGAGGCCACCGTGAAAGCACATCTGGCCCAAATCATGCGCAGCGTAGGAATCGACAATCGGGTGCAACTGGCAGTGGCCGCCGATAATGCTGGTCTTTTTGACCTCCCCGATACCTCGGAGGACGGGCGGACATAG